Proteins from a single region of Limibacter armeniacum:
- a CDS encoding LysR family transcriptional regulator — translation MVNLEWYRTFKAVYKVGTLTGAAEELFISQPGVSLHLSSLEAYVGYKLFKRTGRKMIPTERGKILFNVISEPMAKLEEAEKTFQKSTEKDTPTVSVGMCFETFQITLEPYVASLPFNMIISFGEYPEMIDQLEKGILDLIITPHKSSSTSIDFEAFSSEKILLVGSNSIDIQDFQNIVAEQSLGQLEEWLISHKWFGTTGDMEHLFRFWRLNFGKHPDFRPNFIVPNLHSIVRCLKAGNGLAVVPDFLCREEIKNNQIQLVWEGKELLENTLYFGSKKLNSKKDEIAHLKSLLKDTM, via the coding sequence ATGGTAAATCTGGAGTGGTACAGGACTTTTAAGGCAGTCTATAAGGTAGGAACCCTAACGGGTGCAGCAGAAGAATTATTTATATCCCAACCCGGTGTCAGTTTGCATCTCAGCTCACTGGAAGCCTATGTAGGGTATAAGCTGTTCAAGAGAACGGGCAGAAAAATGATTCCAACTGAGCGGGGAAAGATACTTTTCAACGTGATTTCAGAGCCGATGGCAAAACTGGAAGAAGCGGAAAAGACCTTCCAGAAAAGTACTGAAAAGGATACGCCGACGGTCAGTGTAGGAATGTGCTTTGAGACTTTCCAGATCACGCTTGAGCCTTATGTCGCTTCTTTGCCTTTCAATATGATTATCAGCTTTGGGGAATACCCTGAGATGATTGACCAACTCGAAAAAGGCATTCTTGACCTGATTATCACGCCACATAAAAGCAGTTCGACCAGCATTGATTTTGAGGCATTTTCCTCGGAAAAAATATTGCTGGTAGGTAGCAACAGCATTGATATACAGGATTTTCAAAACATTGTAGCGGAACAGTCACTGGGTCAGCTGGAAGAGTGGCTTATCAGCCATAAATGGTTTGGCACCACCGGAGATATGGAACACCTTTTCCGGTTCTGGCGCCTCAACTTCGGTAAACACCCTGACTTCAGGCCAAACTTTATTGTTCCTAACCTGCATTCCATTGTCCGATGCCTGAAGGCTGGAAATGGATTAGCTGTTGTACCTGATTTTCTTTGTAGGGAAGAAATCAAAAACAATCAGATTCAACTGGTTTGGGAAGGGAAAGAATTGCTGGAGAATACACTGTATTTTGGCTCTAAAAAGTTGAACAGCAAAAAGGATGAAATAGCACATCTCAAAAGTTTATTGAAGGATACCATGTGA
- the modA gene encoding molybdate ABC transporter substrate-binding protein, with translation MRTISFIIYLLTACFLVISSCNKRAESKEKEVITIAAAANMQFAIQALADSFAKEHRLEYNLVISSSGKLTAQIKEGAPYDIFVSANMKYPKEIDSIGKAATTPKVYAYGKLVLWSMMENISPSIEALTGNKVNHIALANPATAPYGKAATESLEKTELTEKVKGKLVFGESIAQTNQFITSKSAELGFTALSVVLSPEMKGKGKWTQVPDSLYTPLEQGVIIVKQDKTVRPEVLRFYQYLFSTDAKKILKAFGYAVNESTIRTHH, from the coding sequence ATGAGAACAATCAGCTTTATCATTTACTTACTGACTGCCTGTTTTTTGGTGATTTCCAGTTGTAACAAGCGTGCAGAAAGTAAAGAAAAGGAAGTCATTACCATTGCAGCAGCTGCCAATATGCAGTTTGCCATTCAAGCTTTGGCAGACTCTTTTGCCAAAGAGCATCGGCTTGAATATAACTTGGTGATCAGCTCATCTGGAAAACTGACAGCACAGATCAAGGAAGGAGCGCCATACGATATTTTTGTCTCTGCCAATATGAAATACCCTAAGGAGATTGACAGCATCGGAAAGGCTGCAACCACCCCAAAAGTATACGCTTACGGGAAACTTGTTCTTTGGTCGATGATGGAAAACATCTCACCATCCATAGAAGCACTTACAGGGAATAAGGTAAACCACATTGCCTTGGCAAACCCTGCAACTGCCCCATATGGAAAAGCCGCTACGGAATCCTTAGAAAAAACGGAATTAACGGAAAAAGTAAAGGGCAAACTGGTGTTTGGGGAGAGCATCGCACAAACCAACCAGTTTATCACATCAAAGTCTGCCGAACTGGGGTTTACGGCACTCTCAGTCGTACTTTCACCTGAAATGAAGGGAAAAGGCAAATGGACACAAGTTCCCGATAGTCTTTATACTCCTTTGGAGCAAGGTGTTATTATTGTCAAGCAAGACAAGACAGTCAGACCTGAAGTACTGCGCTTTTATCAGTACCTATTTTCGACTGACGCAAAAAAAATATTGAAAGCATTTGGATACGCAGTAAATGAATCGACTATCAGGACACATCACTAA
- a CDS encoding TOBE domain-containing protein, whose translation MNRLSGHITNIRVSGSMSLVTVKVATIELQTIIIETPETAAYLKVDHPIHILFKETEVVIGTDTEHAVSLTNKIKGSLAVIEKGSLLSKLTIESEVGNLIAIISSDAVRQLDLQQNDTVIAMIKLNEIMLSE comes from the coding sequence ATGAATCGACTATCAGGACACATCACTAATATTCGGGTCAGTGGCAGCATGTCTTTGGTTACAGTAAAAGTAGCAACCATTGAACTTCAAACCATTATTATTGAAACACCAGAAACAGCAGCTTACTTGAAGGTTGACCACCCGATTCATATACTTTTCAAGGAAACCGAAGTAGTAATAGGCACTGATACGGAACATGCCGTGAGTCTGACCAACAAGATAAAAGGATCGTTAGCTGTAATTGAAAAAGGTTCTCTTCTAAGCAAGCTGACCATCGAAAGCGAAGTAGGCAACCTGATAGCCATTATCAGCAGCGATGCCGTTAGGCAACTGGACTTACAACAAAACGATACCGTCATAGCCATGATCAAGTTAAATGAAATAATGCTCTCTGAATAA
- the modB gene encoding molybdate ABC transporter permease subunit, translating into MDWTPLILTFELATVTTLLLFPLSLMLSFWLVRTNSKLKPLIETLVSMPLVLPPTVLGFYFLVAFSPNNVFGEWLTDWFGIKLVFSFGGLVVASLLYSLPFMVHPLQAGLAGLSPTLTEAAYVMGKSKLTTLLKVQLPNIKPAILTGIVLSFAHTVGEFGVVLMIGGSIPGKTKVASIAIYEEVEALHYGVANVYSLILFAITFCVLLSVYLVNGGYLKRFLK; encoded by the coding sequence ATGGATTGGACACCCCTGATACTGACATTTGAGCTGGCAACCGTTACGACATTGCTCCTTTTTCCCCTCTCTCTGATGCTGTCCTTCTGGCTGGTGCGAACCAACTCCAAATTAAAGCCCCTGATCGAAACATTGGTCAGTATGCCTTTGGTGCTGCCCCCTACAGTGTTGGGTTTTTACTTTTTGGTGGCATTCAGCCCCAACAATGTATTCGGAGAATGGCTAACCGATTGGTTCGGCATCAAACTGGTTTTCTCTTTCGGAGGATTGGTGGTAGCTTCACTGTTATACAGTCTGCCGTTTATGGTACATCCCCTTCAAGCAGGATTGGCAGGGCTATCTCCCACGCTGACTGAAGCTGCTTATGTGATGGGAAAATCCAAGTTAACCACACTCTTAAAGGTACAGCTACCGAATATCAAACCCGCTATCCTGACAGGTATCGTCCTTTCTTTTGCGCATACGGTAGGTGAATTCGGGGTAGTGCTGATGATCGGTGGCAGTATTCCGGGCAAAACCAAGGTAGCTTCCATTGCTATCTATGAGGAAGTGGAAGCCCTTCATTACGGTGTTGCCAATGTCTATTCCCTAATCCTTTTTGCCATTACTTTTTGTGTATTGCTGTCTGTCTACCTTGTCAATGGCGGCTACCTGAAACGATTTCTGAAATGA
- a CDS encoding ATP-binding cassette domain-containing protein, translating to MIELNIQKRLNATAGEMQLQVNCQIEQGTFTTLYGESGAGKTSTLRMLSGLMSPDNGRITVNGKVWFDSEKRINLSPQQRSIGYVFQDYALFPNMTVQENLQFALAKGQPQNIIGELIEMMELGDLQNRKPTTLSGGQQQRVALARALVQRPQLLLLDEPLAALDIKIRLKLQDFLLKVHREYKLTTLLISHDIGEITKLSQQVMVLEKGKITRQGTPAAIFTDNHISGKFRFAGEILQIDKQEVVYIVTVLVQQNIVKVIAQEEEVKKFQIGDKVILASKAFNPIILPVVD from the coding sequence ATGATTGAACTGAATATACAGAAGCGGCTCAATGCCACAGCAGGAGAAATGCAACTGCAAGTCAATTGTCAAATTGAGCAGGGTACATTTACCACGCTTTATGGTGAATCCGGTGCAGGAAAGACCTCCACCCTCCGCATGCTCTCCGGTTTGATGTCACCTGACAATGGACGCATTACAGTCAATGGCAAGGTATGGTTTGATTCAGAAAAAAGGATTAACCTCTCCCCTCAGCAGCGCAGTATCGGGTATGTCTTTCAGGATTATGCCCTATTTCCAAATATGACGGTACAGGAAAACCTACAGTTTGCCTTGGCGAAAGGTCAACCTCAAAACATTATTGGCGAACTGATAGAAATGATGGAACTGGGAGACCTGCAAAATCGGAAACCCACTACCCTTTCAGGCGGTCAGCAGCAACGTGTAGCCTTGGCAAGAGCATTGGTACAACGTCCTCAGCTGCTACTGCTGGATGAACCGCTTGCCGCACTGGATATCAAAATCAGGCTCAAGTTGCAAGACTTTCTACTGAAAGTACATAGGGAATATAAGCTGACTACCCTCCTGATCAGCCATGATATAGGTGAAATCACCAAGCTATCCCAACAGGTGATGGTACTTGAGAAAGGTAAGATCACCCGACAAGGCACACCTGCCGCCATCTTTACTGATAACCATATCAGTGGCAAATTCCGGTTTGCAGGAGAAATACTTCAAATTGATAAACAGGAAGTAGTTTATATTGTCACCGTACTGGTACAGCAGAATATCGTCAAGGTTATTGCACAGGAGGAAGAAGTCAAAAAATTCCAGATTGGGGATAAGGTAATACTGGCATCAAAAGCTTTCAATCCGATAATTTTGCCAGTGGTAGATTAA